The bacterium nucleotide sequence CCGGCCTCGCGCCATTTCTCCGCCACGCCTTCGACGTACATGCCCTCGTCAAGGAGATAGAGGGGTTGGGTGTCCAGGACGTGGAGCACGTTGATCTCGGCGTTCTGGTCCTTCGCCAGCCGCAGGCCGTGGTCGAGGGCCGCGTCGCTGGACGCGCTGCCGTCGACGGGGATCAGAATGCGACGATACACGGAATCACCCTTCTCCCCCACCTTCCTCTCCCACCTTCCTCTCCCGGAAAACCCGCCGGGATGGGCTGTTCGAGGGCGCCCCGCCGCGCGGGCCGACGACGCCGCGGGACCGGCGCGCGGCCGCGGTGAATCAGACGAGCATGACCGGACGCGAGGATCACGGGAGGACCAGCGACCATCTGGCCAACGAGCGCACGCTGCTGGCGTGGATCCGCACCAGCATTTCGATTGTCGTCTTCGGGTTTGTCGTCGCGCGATTCGGGATCGCGCTGCGCGAGCTGCTCGCGGCCTCCGGCAAAGCCGTCCCAAGCGGCCGGCCGGTAGGTTCCGCGTACCTCGGGGCGGCGTTTGTCGCGATCGGGGTGCTGTTCGCCCTCGGCGCCTGGCTTCAGTACGCCCGCACGCGCGCGGCGATCGAGCGCGACGACTTTCGGCCGACGGGCCGCGCCGGCGCCCTGCTGACGATCGTCGTGGCGCTGTTCGGCGCGACCCTGATCGGTTATCTGCTCGTCACGGCCGCCTCGTTCTGATCCGGCGCGCACCGGATGCCAAATAAAGCACCCGGCCGATAGTGCCCGGGCCCGCCGGCACGTACCCTGGACTCAGGACGACGGAGGGGTGCGTATGAACACACCGGTGACAGGGCCAATTGTGCTCGCCCCGACCGACCTGTCGCAGGCCTCGGTCGGCGCGACGACGTTCGCGGCGGACCTCGCCCAGAATATGAAGGGTACCCTCGTATTGCTCAAAGTCGTCCTTCCCCGGGAGGTCGAGGACGGGCTGGCGCAGGGGAAGTTCGTCGACCAGCAGATCGATGAGGGCCGGGCGTACCTTCGCTGGTGGCTCACGACCTTCGTGCCTGCGGACGCGCGGCAGAGGATACAGGTGCGGGAGCTGGTGGCCGTCGGGCACCCTCAGGATGAGATTCCCGCGGTGGCCGAATCGCTGCACGCGACGATGATCGTGATGGCGACGCACGCGCGCAGCGGCTTCCGCCGGGCGGTGCTCGGCAGCGTGGCCGAGGCGGTGCTTCGCCGGGCGCCGTGCCCCGTCGTCATGCTCCGCGGCGCGGGGCAGACGTGGGCGACGGCGCGCCCCGAGGCGGTGCCGGTCGGCGCCGCGATCGCGTAGAGGAGGCGGACAATGCGCGCACGCGAGTTGATGAGCACGCCGGTCGTCACCATCCACCCCGAGGCGTCGGTCAAGGAGGTCGCGGAACTCTTGGTCGCCCGCGGCGTCAGCGGGATACCCGTCGTCGACCGTGCGGGGTCGCTCGTCGGGATCGTCTCCGAGTCGGACTTCATGGAGAAGCTCGAAGGGACGATGGAAGACGAGACCGAGACCGGCCTGCCCCGCCTGCTCACGGTTGTGGCCAAGGTGGTGGACGGCACGCGCAAGGCCGGGGCGCGGTCGGTGGCGGATCTGATGACGACCCGCGTCGTCAGCGCCGGGCCCGAGGTGAGCGTCCAGGACCTGGTGCATCTCATGATCACCTACGACATCAACCGCATCCCGATCGTCGAGACGGGCCGGCTGGTCGGCATCGTCACCCGGGCGGACATTCTGCGCACGCTGGTACGCCCGGATGCCGCCATCACGACCGATCTGCGCTGGCGCATCGCGCACGAACTCTGGATCGACCCGGAGGCCCTGGAGATCACGACCCGCAACGGCGTCGTCACGATCGCCGGGACCGTGGACACCCACGCCGACGCGGAACTCGTGCGGCGGTGGGCCCTAAAGACCGAGGGGGTCGTCGGGGTCGACGATCGCGGGCTCCGCTACGCGATCGACGACCGCCGGATCCCGGTCCACACCGACACCCTGCGCTAACCCCCGCCTCCCGGCAACCGGCTCGCCGCCCGAGGTCCAATCGGGCGGCGGCCCGATGCGGGGACGCGCCCATCGCTGATAGGCTGGGCACCATGGCGATGATCACGAAGCCGCGGCCGTCCGGCCGCCGGCACGCGGACACCATCACCGGCCGTGAACGCCCGTCGACGAGGGGCGGGCGGAGCGAGGCGGCGGGGACCATGGTAGAATCCAGTCAGGGATCGCACGACGAGGTGCCCAACGTGCCGACGCAGACCCGCGGCAAGATCCGCGTGCTCCTCGCGGACGATCATGCGATCGTTCGCGAGGGCGTGAAGATGATCCTGACGCGGGAGCCCGACATCGACGTGGTAGGCGAGGCCGAAGACGGACTGCAGGCCGTGGAAATGGCCAAAGCCCTCCGGCCAGACGTCGCCGTGCTCGACATCAGCATGCCGGGCATCAACGGGATCGAAGCGACCCGCCAGATCAAGGCGGCGCTGCCGGACGTCCACACCCTCGCGCTCACCATGCACGCCGACGACACGTACGTGTTCCAGCTGCTCAAGGCCGGCGGGTCCGGCTACGTCCTCAAGCGCGCCGCCGCGACCGATCTCGTCCAGGCGATTCACGCGGTGCGGCGCGGCGAAGCGTTCCTCTACCCCTCGGTCGCCAAGGCCGTCGTCGCCGACTACCTCAAGCGCCTGGAGACTGGCGAGGGCCGCGAGACGTACGACGGACTCACGGAGCGCGAGCGGGAGATCCTGACGCTGGTCGCCGAAGGCGCCACCAACCAGGAGATCTCGCAGCGACTGTACATCAGCGTGAAGACGGTCCAGACGCACCGCACGCACATCATGGAGAAGTTGAACCTGCACGACCGCACGATGCTCGTCCGCTACGCCATCCGCAAGGGCCTCATCGAACCGTAACCGCCGGGCCAGGCGGCCGTCAAGAGGTGACCAGATGACTGATGCGGTGATCGCCGACCGTATTCAGTTCACGTTCACCGTGATGTTCCACTACCTCTTCCCCATCCTGACGATGGGGCTCGCGCCGCTGATCGTCGTCCTCAAGACCCTGCACCTCGCCCGCGGCGAGGCACGGTACGCCGCGGCGGCCCGCTTCTGGACGCGGATCTTCGCGCTCAACTTCGCGGTCGGGGTGATCACCGGCATCCCGATGGAGTTCCAGTTCGGGACGAACTGGGCACAGTTCTCGGCCTATGCCGGCGGCGTGATCGGGCAATACCTCGGACTCGAGGGCGTCTTCGCGTTCTTCCTGGAGTCGACGTTCCTCGGGATTCTGCTGTTCGGGGAAGGACGCGTCTCCCCGCGCCTGCACTGGCTCGCCGCGGTCCTGGTCGCCGCGGGCGCCTGGCTCTCCGGGCTCTTCATCACCGCGGCGAACGCGTGGTTGCAACATCCGGTCGGCTACCGCCTGGCCCCGGACGGCACGGTGCAGATGACGAACCTGGCCGCGTTGCTCGGCAATCCATTCCTCTGGTGGCAGTACGCCCACGTCCTGAACGCCGCGGTGCTCTCGGCCGCCGTCGTCATGGCGTCCGTCGGCGCGTACTATCTGCTGGCCGGCCGGCACCTCGAGTTCGGCCGCCTCTCCGTCGCCCTCGGGGTCGGCGTCGGCGCCGTCTTTGCGCTCACGCAGCTGTTTCCGACCGGCGACATGAACAGCCGGAACGTGACGGCCTATCAACCGGTCAAGCTGGCGGCGATGGAGGGCCTCTTCGAGACCCGGTACGGCGCGCCGCTGGCGATTATCGGCATGCCGTCTACGACCGAGCACCGGCTGCTGGACCCGGTGCTGGTGCCGGACGCCCTCAGCTTCCTCGCCTACGGGAACTTCCGCGCCGAGGTCAGGGGGCTGAACGACTACCCCGAACGGGAATGGCCGCTCGTTCAGCTCACGTACTACGCCTACCACATGATGGTGGGGCTGGGGACGATCCTGATCGCCGCCCTGCTCCTCGGCGTGGCACTGTGGTGGCGGGGCCGGCTGTTCGCCAGCCGGTGGTTCCTGTGGATCCTCCTGCTGCTGCTGCCGTTCCCCTACATCGCGAACGAGGCCGGGTGGGTCGTAACCGAGGTCGGCCGGCAGCCCTGGCTGGTGTACGGCCTGCTGCGGACCGTCGCCG carries:
- a CDS encoding DUF202 domain-containing protein, which translates into the protein MTGREDHGRTSDHLANERTLLAWIRTSISIVVFGFVVARFGIALRELLAASGKAVPSGRPVGSAYLGAAFVAIGVLFALGAWLQYARTRAAIERDDFRPTGRAGALLTIVVALFGATLIGYLLVTAASF
- a CDS encoding universal stress protein, producing the protein MNTPVTGPIVLAPTDLSQASVGATTFAADLAQNMKGTLVLLKVVLPREVEDGLAQGKFVDQQIDEGRAYLRWWLTTFVPADARQRIQVRELVAVGHPQDEIPAVAESLHATMIVMATHARSGFRRAVLGSVAEAVLRRAPCPVVMLRGAGQTWATARPEAVPVGAAIA
- a CDS encoding CBS domain-containing protein, whose protein sequence is MRARELMSTPVVTIHPEASVKEVAELLVARGVSGIPVVDRAGSLVGIVSESDFMEKLEGTMEDETETGLPRLLTVVAKVVDGTRKAGARSVADLMTTRVVSAGPEVSVQDLVHLMITYDINRIPIVETGRLVGIVTRADILRTLVRPDAAITTDLRWRIAHELWIDPEALEITTRNGVVTIAGTVDTHADAELVRRWALKTEGVVGVDDRGLRYAIDDRRIPVHTDTLR
- a CDS encoding response regulator transcription factor; amino-acid sequence: MAMITKPRPSGRRHADTITGRERPSTRGGRSEAAGTMVESSQGSHDEVPNVPTQTRGKIRVLLADDHAIVREGVKMILTREPDIDVVGEAEDGLQAVEMAKALRPDVAVLDISMPGINGIEATRQIKAALPDVHTLALTMHADDTYVFQLLKAGGSGYVLKRAAATDLVQAIHAVRRGEAFLYPSVAKAVVADYLKRLETGEGRETYDGLTEREREILTLVAEGATNQEISQRLYISVKTVQTHRTHIMEKLNLHDRTMLVRYAIRKGLIEP
- a CDS encoding cytochrome ubiquinol oxidase subunit I is translated as MTDAVIADRIQFTFTVMFHYLFPILTMGLAPLIVVLKTLHLARGEARYAAAARFWTRIFALNFAVGVITGIPMEFQFGTNWAQFSAYAGGVIGQYLGLEGVFAFFLESTFLGILLFGEGRVSPRLHWLAAVLVAAGAWLSGLFITAANAWLQHPVGYRLAPDGTVQMTNLAALLGNPFLWWQYAHVLNAAVLSAAVVMASVGAYYLLAGRHLEFGRLSVALGVGVGAVFALTQLFPTGDMNSRNVTAYQPVKLAAMEGLFETRYGAPLAIIGMPSTTEHRLLDPVLVPDALSFLAYGNFRAEVRGLNDYPEREWPLVQLTYYAYHMMVGLGTILIAALLLGVALWWRGRLFASRWFLWILLLLLPFPYIANEAGWVVTEVGRQPWLVYGLLRTVAGVSPNVEAGETIFTVLGFAGMYALLGVLTVFLAILLVLRGPDESRTGAVR